From the genome of Thermosynechococcus sp. NK55a:
CGATCGCGGTTCAGTTCAATTAGTGAATCCAATAACTCATCTAAGTCAATTTCAACCCATTGACTCTGATCCAATATGTTGTTATCCATGCGGGCCAACATCAGAAGCTTATTAATCAAAGCACTCATCTGCTGGCAAGCCAATGAGATAACTTTAACCTTATTTAAATGGGGAGAATCAAGATTATTTAAGTAAATTTCTAGGAGTGAAATAGAAGCTTGAATGGCCGTTAGAGGATGGCGCAATTGATGAGAGGCATCCGCAGTAAATTGTTTGATTTGATTTAGTGAAACAACAATTGGTTCCAGATTTTTACGAGTTAACCAAGATGCCGCAAGGAGTGTCAGCGTGCTAATACATAGGATATTTAATAGAAAAACATGTCTTAAATAGTTAATCTCTTCTTCCAATTCAGCGGTAGATTGTATAACACAGACATAGCCAAGAATTTGACTCTGCTGCCCTGGTTGAATCGGAGTTGCATGTACCGGTAGAAGAAAACGCTGATATTGATTTGCTTCGATGATGGTTCCAGAGGCAGGAAGATCATCGGGGAAGTTGATCTTCCCAAATCTCTTTCCTTCGTATAGAATTAGATTTCTATCCTTATCGTACCACTGAATACCTTGGGAAAGGTTAATTCGAGGGCTCTCTATAACTTCATAGACAGAACTGAAATAGTACTTACCCATTAATTGTGAAACAGTTATTGGCTGTAAAACCCCCAATTCATTTCTAGGGGCATATGCTTTATACTCCGGCCGCTTCTTTAATTCTTCGTATTCATGTTGAAGAATAGAAAAAATATTGGCAGACCAATTTCCCACTTCCCTGAGATTGGTATTTAATTGATTAAAGCGCTGAGCAACAATCAAGGAGTAAATGGTCAATGAAGAAATAGATAAGATGCCATTAATCAGTAGAAAGTATACGAGAAATAGGCGATTTCGCAGCTGACTAAGTTTGCGATTGGAAGTTCGGATTAAGCCGATAGCCAAAACCATAGACAGTCTCAATAAAATTAGCAGGGGCCCCTACTGCTTTCAACTTATGACGTAGGCTTCTTAAGTGGACTTTAACCGTTTCCTCACCTGGCATCTCATCAAAAGGCCAAGCATGATCCACAATAGCTGAGCGGCTCAGAATACGGCTGCCATGGCGCAATAACACCTCTAAGATGGCATACTCTTTGGGTGTAAGATGCAACTCTTGATGGTTGTACATTACTTTAGTGCTATCGAGCTCAAGAACGAGGGCACCCCAGTGAAGAGTAGGGGTGAAGGGTAGTGGCTTGCGCCTCAATAGGGCACGGACTCTGGCCAAGAGTTCAGGGAGATCAAAGGGCTTGACAATGTAGTCATCGGCACCCGCATCAAGGCCAATGACTTTATCGCTACTGGTGTCTCGAGCGGTCAGCATCAGAATAGGAAGTGAGTGGCCTTTTTGGCGAATTATTTGGCAAAAGCTGAGACCGTCCATGCGAGGTAAGCCGAGGTCTAAGATAAGGAGGTCAAAAGGGCTGGCTTCTAAATAGTCAAGCCCCGTCTCTGCATCATGGACACTTTCAACAATGTACTGCTGATGTGCTAGGGATTCGGCAACTAAGCTCGCAATTGTCCTATCGTCTTCGATAATTAAGATTTTCACTTCTGCTGACAATGTCCCTGGTTGGTCTTTTTGTTTTGTTGCGATTGGTGGCGATCGCCGGCTCCCACTCGTAACGGACAGTTAAGTCGTGTATTCAGCGTTAATTTTAATGTAATCGTAGCTGAGATCGCAGCCCCAAGCGACCCCTTGACCACTACCGCGGCCAATACTTACCTCAATCACCACAGGATGGTCAATGGATTGCTGACCACTGGCATCCCTACTGGCGGCGGCTTGCTGAACTAAATAGGCATGGGCAGCAGCGCGATCGAAAGGTAAAGGCTGACCTTGGCGCATCATGGCAATGCCCCCCAGGGAAATGGCCAGATTACTGGCATCAAAGGGCACCCCGGCATAACCCGCAGCGGCAGCAATGCGTCCCCAGTTGGGATCTCGGCCATAGATAGCCGACTTGACCAGCATTGAACTTGCAATGGTTCTGGCCACTTGACGGGCAGCGGTATCATCACTGGCACCGCTCACTTGTACTTCAATGAGGCAAGTTGCCCCCTCCCCATCGCGGGCGATCGCCTTCGCTAAATGTACACAAACAGCCGTCAGCATTTCTTCAAGGCGGGTGGCGGCTGCTCCCGGCTCCGCGATCGCCGGAGTACGGGATTGTCCATTGGCCAAAGCAATTACACTGTCATTGGTACTGGTGTCGCCATCCACAGTAATTTGATTGAAGGAGCGATCGCAGGCGCGCTGTAGCATCTCCTGCCACAGATGGGGAGACACGGCGGCATCACAAGTAATAAAGGCCAGCATCGTTGCCATCTTCGGGTGAATCATTCCCGACCCCTTGGCCATCCCACCAATGCGAATGGTTTGCCCCTCCCACTCGGCTTCAAGAGCAATTTGCTTGGGTACTAAATCTGTTGTCATAATTGCCCGAGCAGCAGCCTCGCCACCACCATCACTCAAGTTTGCCGTCAGGGTTGGCAGCGCTTGGCGCATTTTTTCGAGGGGAATGGGTTGACCAATGACCCCAGTGGAGGCCACAAGCACCATCTCTGGACTGAGCCCCAAGGCCGTTGCCACCATATCCGCTTGGGCCAAAACCGCCTGCCAGCCCTGTTCTCCCGTGGCGGCATTGGCCTGACCCGAATTACACAAAATGGCCTGCGCCGTTCCCTTGGTTTGTAACCGCTGCCGACAGTAGCTGACGGGTGCGGCACACATATGGTTTGTCGTAAATACCCCAGCGGCGATCGCTGGCACATCGGAAACAATCAATGCCAAATCCGGTGCTCCTGAAGCTTTGAGTCCTGCCGTTATTCCCGCAGCTCGATACCCTTTGGCGGCAGTCACACCACCTGTAATTCGTTGCCAGTGGCTCATAGCGTCGTCAACAAGAGAATCGTTGCGATTATATCAGGGGTATTTCCCAAAACCGCAACTGTTAAGGTTTCTACAGCAGTCTAGGGAAAGATTACGACTCAAGGCGCAAAGTCGTTCGGGAATCGCTCCGGTTGCCGGCAAAATGCGGCGATTCAGCTAACTCAAGTTGTCGTTGTTATTTGCTCAGGTTCACTGTTGCTTTAAGGGGTCGATCCACCAGGTTCAAAAGCCAATAGGGGGGAATCTATGCCTCGGCATCGAGCACCAATTGCAAGGGGCGATCCTAAGATTATCAACAAGGGTAATATCTAGCCCAGGTTCACTGTGAACTGAAATTACAACCAGTGGTTAACAGCGCAGGGTTGCCCTATCACCAAACATTGGCATTAAGACCGGCAGCAGTTGGGTAATCCAGGTTTCGGGGGCTATCTCCCAACAGCCATCTTGATCAGTCCCCCCCGCACTGGTTCAATAGGGTCATCTTCCTCCCAAAGGCCTAGCTCAACAGTGATAGTCCTCAACGCTGATTTGCATTAACTCCGGAGATAGGGTTAATGTGCAGGTCATCGGGGTCATGATTCACCCTTGCCGTTGCTTAGCCCGTATTGCGCATCCCCGCTGCTATGCCATTGATGGTCAAGAGTGCCCCCCGGAGCAATTCACCCCGACCATAGCGGGAGCGCAAAATTGCCCCAGAGGTAGTTTGGCTATTGTGCTGGCGCAGCCGTTTCAAAAGAGATACTTGCAGGAACCCCAAAGGAACAATGGTGCGATTGCGCAGTTGCACTGATCGCTGAAGCGCCGGATCCCCATCGAGTAGCCGCTCATGGCCAGTAATCGTGAGCACTAATTCCGTGGTCAGGCGATGTTCCTGAGCAATCTGATCGTAGAGGCGGAAGAAGGCTTCACGGTTTTGGGGCTGGCTGAGTTCTTGGACATAGTAGCGGGCAATCTCTAGATCGACCTTGGCAAGGGTCATCTCAACCTTAGAAATCACCATGCGGAAGAAAGGCCATTTGTAGTAGAAGTAGCGCAAGAGGGAAAGATGCTCAGCGGGTTTTTCCTCAAGGAATTCCTTTAGGGCAGTACCCACACCATACCAAGCCGGCAGCAGGAAACGGGTTTGCGTCCAACTAAAGACCCAAGGAATTGCCCGCAGGCTCTCAAGGGTTTTCTTGCCCCCCCGCCGTGTTGGCCGTGAGCTAATTTGCAGTTGGCTAATCTCTTGGATTGGGGTGACTTCGTTAAAGAATTCAATGAATTCTGGCTGCTCATAGATGAGATGGCGATAGCACTGGCGCGATCGCGTGGCCAACTCCTCCATAATCTCGTGCCAAGGCTCAATTTCATCAATACTACTGCGCAGCAAACTAGCTTGGATTACCGCTGTGGCCACTGTTTCGAGGTTAAAGAGCGCTAGTTCCGGCAACGAGTATTTGGAAGCCAGTACCTCCCCTTGCTCAGTAATCTTGATTCGTCCCTTAATCGTTTGCGCTGGCTGCGCCAAAATCGCTGCATAGGCAGGTCCACCACCCCGACCCACTGAGCCACCCCGACCGTGGAAAATGCGCAGTTGGAAGCCAAAATTCTCAGCAATTTTCTGGAGCTGTTGCTGCGCCTTGTAAATTTCCCAGTTGCTACTGAGAAAGCCGGAATCCTTATTGCTGTCGGAATAGCCCAGCATGACCTCCTGCAGAAAGGGGGTACTGTTGCTTCCAAGATAGCTCCGGCAAAAGGGGAGAGAGAATAGTTGCGTCAGCACCGCCGGGGCGTGTTTGAGATCTTCGACCGTTTCAAACAGAGGAATGGCTTGCAGGGTACTAGCTCCAGTGGCTGGATCAAAGAGGCCTGCCTCCTTGGCAAAGAGGAGTACCTCCAACAGATCGCTGACCTCGTGGCTCATGCTGATGATGTAGGTATTGCACAAATCGGTGCCAAATTCCTGCTGGAGTTGCCGCACCATGCGGAATGTTTCAATGATTTCATTGGTGCGATCGCTAAAGGGGAGTTCCCCCGGAATCAAGGGGCGACGGGTCGAGAGTTCACTGAGGAGCCAGCGAGTGCGTTCGGTTTCTGAGAGTTCTGTATAGGGACAGGGGAGAATACCCAAATAGGCGGTAATTTCATTGAGGGCCTCAGCGTGACAGGTGCTTTCTTGGCGAATATCCAAGGCTGCCAAATTAAAGCCAAAGACCTGCACTTGGCAAATCAAGTCATCCAATTCGCGGCAGGCCAGTCCTGTTTCCTTGAGGTTACGCTGAATTAGCAGCAATTCTGCCAAGAATTCTTCACCGTGGCAGTAAAACTGCCCATTATTTAACTCTTCCGCCTCATGGCGGCGAATGCAGTAGGTTTGCAGCGCCCGGTTGCGATCGCGGGTATTTTGCAGCCGTTTGAGCACATAGGCCAGTTTCAGGCGGTAGGGTTCCTGCCGATAGCGCACCGCATACTGGTCATAGATACTAGGGAGTTGCCGCTGATCCTGCTCAAGGGAATCTAGCAAATCCGGCAGCACATCGCACCAGTGCAGGGACAGGCTGAGCAAATTGATTAAGCGCTCAACGGACTTAATATATTCCTCAAGAACTAA
Proteins encoded in this window:
- a CDS encoding response regulator transcription factor; translation: MKILIIEDDRTIASLVAESLAHQQYIVESVHDAETGLDYLEASPFDLLILDLGLPRMDGLSFCQIIRQKGHSLPILMLTARDTSSDKVIGLDAGADDYIVKPFDLPELLARVRALLRRKPLPFTPTLHWGALVLELDSTKVMYNHQELHLTPKEYAILEVLLRHGSRILSRSAIVDHAWPFDEMPGEETVKVHLRSLRHKLKAVGAPANFIETVYGFGYRLNPNFQSQT
- the argJ gene encoding bifunctional glutamate N-acetyltransferase/amino-acid acetyltransferase ArgJ is translated as MSHWQRITGGVTAAKGYRAAGITAGLKASGAPDLALIVSDVPAIAAGVFTTNHMCAAPVSYCRQRLQTKGTAQAILCNSGQANAATGEQGWQAVLAQADMVATALGLSPEMVLVASTGVIGQPIPLEKMRQALPTLTANLSDGGGEAAARAIMTTDLVPKQIALEAEWEGQTIRIGGMAKGSGMIHPKMATMLAFITCDAAVSPHLWQEMLQRACDRSFNQITVDGDTSTNDSVIALANGQSRTPAIAEPGAAATRLEEMLTAVCVHLAKAIARDGEGATCLIEVQVSGASDDTAARQVARTIASSMLVKSAIYGRDPNWGRIAAAAGYAGVPFDASNLAISLGGIAMMRQGQPLPFDRAAAHAYLVQQAAASRDASGQQSIDHPVVIEVSIGRGSGQGVAWGCDLSYDYIKINAEYTT
- the ppc gene encoding phosphoenolpyruvate carboxylase, producing the protein MTSVLDATNRDRLIESESLAARTLQERLRLVEEVLVDVLAAESGQELVDLLRRLGALSSPEGHVLHAPEGELLKVIESLELNQAIRAARAFNLYFQIINIVEQHYEQQYNRERAAQERLRRRSVMSEPISGVSGEGFPLPHNAANATAVRSGPSERLEHSLYEAIPATQQYGSFAWLFPRLQMLNVPPRHIQKLLDQLDIKLVFTAHPTEIVRQTIRDKQRRVARLLEQLDVLEGASAHLTDWNAQTLRAQLMEEIRLWWRTDELHQFKPEVLDEVEYTLHYFKEVIFAVIPKLYRRLEQSLHETFPTLEPPRHNFCRFGSWVGGDRDGNPYVKPEVTWQTACYQRNLVLEEYIKSVERLINLLSLSLHWCDVLPDLLDSLEQDQRQLPSIYDQYAVRYRQEPYRLKLAYVLKRLQNTRDRNRALQTYCIRRHEAEELNNGQFYCHGEEFLAELLLIQRNLKETGLACRELDDLICQVQVFGFNLAALDIRQESTCHAEALNEITAYLGILPCPYTELSETERTRWLLSELSTRRPLIPGELPFSDRTNEIIETFRMVRQLQQEFGTDLCNTYIISMSHEVSDLLEVLLFAKEAGLFDPATGASTLQAIPLFETVEDLKHAPAVLTQLFSLPFCRSYLGSNSTPFLQEVMLGYSDSNKDSGFLSSNWEIYKAQQQLQKIAENFGFQLRIFHGRGGSVGRGGGPAYAAILAQPAQTIKGRIKITEQGEVLASKYSLPELALFNLETVATAVIQASLLRSSIDEIEPWHEIMEELATRSRQCYRHLIYEQPEFIEFFNEVTPIQEISQLQISSRPTRRGGKKTLESLRAIPWVFSWTQTRFLLPAWYGVGTALKEFLEEKPAEHLSLLRYFYYKWPFFRMVISKVEMTLAKVDLEIARYYVQELSQPQNREAFFRLYDQIAQEHRLTTELVLTITGHERLLDGDPALQRSVQLRNRTIVPLGFLQVSLLKRLRQHNSQTTSGAILRSRYGRGELLRGALLTINGIAAGMRNTG
- a CDS encoding cell wall metabolism sensor histidine kinase WalK; this translates as MVLAIGLIRTSNRKLSQLRNRLFLVYFLLINGILSISSLTIYSLIVAQRFNQLNTNLREVGNWSANIFSILQHEYEELKKRPEYKAYAPRNELGVLQPITVSQLMGKYYFSSVYEVIESPRINLSQGIQWYDKDRNLILYEGKRFGKINFPDDLPASGTIIEANQYQRFLLPVHATPIQPGQQSQILGYVCVIQSTAELEEEINYLRHVFLLNILCISTLTLLAASWLTRKNLEPIVVSLNQIKQFTADASHQLRHPLTAIQASISLLEIYLNNLDSPHLNKVKVISLACQQMSALINKLLMLARMDNNILDQSQWVEIDLDELLDSLIELNRDRAERRGIHLTYQCETNTYVRGHPQQIYEIFSNLLDNALQYTSDRGAITVCLRNQGAFAIVEIQDTGIGIAPQDLPHIFDRFWRSEEARLHYAQGSGLGLTVVKTLVDHYGGTVSVYSQQHQGTTFVIKLPAA